One region of Baekduia soli genomic DNA includes:
- a CDS encoding SDR family NAD(P)-dependent oxidoreductase encodes MPSPERPLEGRVALVTGASRGIGRGIALELAAAGAAVGVNYRRDEAAAREVVGLVQAAGGRAVALQASVTELAEVDALADAALEALGPVDLLVCNAGIASRGQSVADTDPAEVQRVVATHAFGAHRLIQRLLPGLRAAPRGDVVVISSSELAAMRANGAPYNMAKAALEALALTLAHEEVGNGVRVNIVAPGLVVTDMGSKLVKAKLGLDDISQLDAAQPLGRVTRPADVARVVRFLACEDAAMVTGQRIVVDGGADASPTG; translated from the coding sequence ATGCCGTCGCCTGAGCGCCCGCTGGAGGGCCGCGTCGCGCTGGTCACCGGCGCCAGCCGCGGCATCGGGCGCGGCATCGCGCTCGAGCTGGCCGCCGCCGGCGCCGCGGTCGGCGTAAACTACCGCCGCGACGAGGCGGCCGCGCGCGAGGTCGTCGGGCTGGTGCAGGCGGCGGGCGGACGGGCCGTCGCGCTACAGGCATCGGTGACCGAGCTCGCGGAGGTCGACGCGCTGGCCGACGCCGCGCTGGAGGCGCTGGGCCCCGTGGACCTGCTCGTGTGCAACGCCGGGATCGCGTCGCGCGGGCAGTCCGTGGCCGACACCGACCCCGCCGAGGTCCAGCGGGTCGTCGCGACGCACGCCTTCGGCGCCCACCGCCTCATCCAGCGGCTGCTGCCCGGCCTGCGCGCCGCCCCGCGCGGCGACGTCGTCGTCATCTCCTCCTCCGAGCTGGCGGCCATGCGCGCCAACGGCGCGCCGTACAACATGGCCAAGGCGGCGCTCGAGGCGCTCGCGCTGACGCTCGCCCACGAGGAGGTCGGCAACGGCGTGCGGGTCAACATCGTGGCGCCCGGTCTCGTGGTGACCGACATGGGGTCCAAGCTCGTCAAGGCCAAGCTCGGCCTCGACGACATCTCGCAACTCGACGCCGCGCAGCCCCTGGGCCGGGTCACCCGCCCGGCCGACGTGGCGCGGGTGGTCCGCTTCCTGGCCTGCGAAGATGCCGCGATGGTCACCGGGCAGCGGATCGTGGTCGACGGCGGGGCGGATGCGTCCCCCACGGGATGA
- a CDS encoding MaoC/PaaZ C-terminal domain-containing protein gives MSAGPQGGAPLPERVVDPVDADAMRGLAELLRDPNPIHLDGAAAAAAGLGDRPVNQGPANCAYVVAMLQEAFPGAELRRLRFRLLSPVAAGDRVVAGGVVTGVEHDGGAMVVSCETWLDVDGGRRVVSGSAEVLIVGPGPAAA, from the coding sequence ATGAGCGCCGGGCCGCAGGGCGGCGCGCCGCTGCCCGAGCGGGTCGTCGACCCCGTCGATGCCGACGCGATGCGGGGCCTGGCCGAGCTCCTACGCGACCCCAACCCCATCCACCTCGACGGAGCCGCCGCCGCGGCGGCCGGGCTCGGCGACCGCCCGGTCAACCAGGGGCCGGCGAACTGCGCCTACGTCGTGGCCATGCTCCAGGAGGCCTTCCCGGGCGCCGAGCTGCGCCGGCTGCGCTTCCGCCTGCTCTCGCCCGTCGCGGCGGGCGACCGCGTCGTGGCCGGCGGCGTCGTGACCGGCGTTGAGCACGACGGCGGCGCGATGGTCGTCTCCTGCGAGACCTGGCTCGACGTCGACGGCGGGCGCCGCGTGGTCTCCGGCAGCGCCGAGGTGCTCATCGTCGGCCCCGGCCCGGCGGCGGCGTGA
- a CDS encoding class I adenylate-forming enzyme family protein — protein MSSRPAAGPDDHPSAHRRCVTGLLADTAREHPGRPAASFPEGQESYAELRSMTLLAARRLHAAGVSPGDRVGILLRRGSPAYLAHALGAMTLGAICVGVNARNKVRELGYVLRHSGMRLLLSDEEFAGLIAQTGLPDGCAAVSLGADAAFDAGAARVTEDDVLALEDRVTRGTHALLLYTSGTTADPKGCLHSHATLLAEGENCCERLAMTAADRFWTPLPLFHIGGWQVLMTTLSRGACFSHAGLFEPTAALDQLERERVTVAFPAFELIWNDVLSHPRFAEADLGALRAIMNVGAPARLEQMQAQVPHAAQISCFGSTESCGSICLGDPLRDSLHSRTHTSGRPMTGVEVRIVDPDSGAECGPGVPGEMWFRSPTRFVGYYGDPAATGAAVDAGGWFATGDLMAWQDDGTLTFMGRLKDMLKVGGENVSAADIEGYLITHPAIAVAAVVGVPDDRYGEVPAAFVQLAPGAELTEAELVAFCTGRIATYKIPRYLRVLEEFPVTPTQKIQKYVLRDRMRDELAELGITEAPRIAGA, from the coding sequence ATGTCCAGCCGTCCGGCCGCCGGCCCCGACGACCACCCGTCCGCCCACCGCCGCTGCGTCACCGGCCTGCTGGCCGACACCGCGCGTGAGCACCCCGGCCGGCCCGCCGCGTCGTTCCCCGAGGGCCAGGAGAGCTACGCCGAGCTGCGGTCCATGACGCTGCTGGCGGCGCGGCGCCTGCACGCCGCGGGCGTCAGCCCCGGCGATCGCGTCGGCATCCTCCTGCGCCGGGGATCGCCGGCCTACCTGGCGCACGCGCTGGGCGCCATGACCCTCGGGGCGATCTGCGTCGGCGTCAACGCCCGCAACAAGGTGCGCGAGCTCGGCTACGTCCTGCGCCACTCGGGGATGCGGCTGCTGCTCTCCGACGAGGAGTTCGCCGGCCTCATCGCGCAGACCGGGCTGCCCGACGGATGCGCCGCCGTGTCCCTCGGGGCCGACGCGGCGTTCGACGCGGGCGCCGCCCGCGTCACGGAGGACGACGTCCTCGCGCTGGAGGACCGCGTCACCCGCGGCACCCACGCGCTGCTGCTCTACACCTCCGGCACCACGGCCGACCCCAAGGGCTGCCTGCACTCTCACGCCACGCTGCTGGCCGAGGGCGAGAACTGCTGCGAGCGCCTGGCGATGACCGCGGCGGACCGCTTCTGGACCCCGCTGCCGCTGTTCCACATCGGCGGGTGGCAGGTCCTCATGACCACGCTCTCGCGCGGGGCGTGCTTCAGCCACGCCGGGCTGTTCGAGCCCACCGCCGCGCTGGACCAGCTCGAGCGCGAGCGTGTGACCGTCGCCTTCCCGGCCTTCGAGCTCATCTGGAACGACGTGCTCAGCCACCCGCGCTTCGCCGAGGCCGACCTCGGCGCGCTGCGGGCGATCATGAACGTCGGCGCCCCCGCGCGCCTGGAGCAGATGCAGGCCCAGGTGCCCCACGCGGCGCAGATCTCGTGCTTCGGCAGCACCGAGTCCTGCGGGTCGATCTGCCTCGGCGACCCGCTGCGCGACTCGCTGCACTCGCGCACCCACACCTCGGGGCGCCCGATGACCGGCGTCGAGGTCCGCATCGTCGATCCCGACAGCGGCGCCGAGTGCGGGCCGGGCGTGCCGGGCGAGATGTGGTTTCGCAGCCCGACGCGGTTCGTCGGCTACTACGGCGACCCGGCGGCGACCGGGGCGGCCGTCGACGCCGGCGGGTGGTTCGCCACGGGCGACCTGATGGCCTGGCAGGACGACGGCACGCTGACGTTCATGGGCCGGCTGAAGGACATGCTCAAGGTCGGCGGCGAGAACGTCTCGGCCGCCGACATCGAGGGCTACCTCATCACCCACCCGGCGATCGCGGTGGCCGCCGTGGTCGGCGTGCCCGACGACCGCTACGGCGAGGTGCCGGCGGCGTTCGTGCAGCTGGCCCCGGGCGCCGAGCTCACCGAGGCCGAGCTCGTGGCGTTCTGCACGGGCCGGATCGCCACCTACAAGATCCCGCGCTACCTGCGCGTGCTCGAGGAGTTCCCCGTCACGCCGACGCAGAAGATCCAGAAGTACGTGCTGCGCGACCGCATGCGCGACGAGCTGGCCGAGCTGGGGATCACCGAGGCCCCGCGGATCGCCGGCGCCTGA
- a CDS encoding oxidoreductase, which translates to MRTTAMTPVAAGTDVLFEPLRLGRLVLRNRLIMAPMGTCLDESGHITDETIAYYVRRARGGVGTITVEGCLVSADTVGPEPKICGEEYLPGLRRLVQALRPHDVTIGVQLMHPGRQVVEGPTVAPSPVPLNSHAPVPHELDEAQIAAIVEDYARAAGLAMQAGFDFVEVHGAHGYLPSNFLSPLDNRRTDGYGGDLAGRARFSREVARAIVAVGGDALPLVWRINGEDAVPGGFAIEDAVAVSRRLQDDGVAAISVTAGTWHTLHVTLAPMFVPRGHMVPLAAAVKQAVDVPVIAVGRLDDPALAAHVVASGEADLICLGRGLIAEPDWPAKVRDGRLGEVRPCIACNACVDLVGRGEHARCAVNPEAGRELGWAVEPAAAPRRVMVVGSGPAGMEAARMARVRGHEVSIWERDDILGGKLEVAGLAPSKGEVLRFRDYQARRLVELGVQAHTGVEVTADVVAAEAPDVVLVATGAEPLIPPIPGLGAAHVHDALELLRGDVAVGAGDRVVVIGGSATGCETAELLSAAGAQVTILEMRGGIGFGIEAITRRHLLRTLREDGVTLLTRAKVVMVENDDVLYEDPEGEVHAVPADRVALALGWRPRGSALAEALGDGVEVVVLGDASEPADFVHAINAGADAGLAL; encoded by the coding sequence ATGCGCACGACCGCGATGACCCCCGTCGCCGCCGGGACCGACGTCCTGTTCGAGCCGCTGCGGCTGGGGCGCCTCGTGCTGCGCAACCGGCTCATCATGGCGCCGATGGGCACCTGCCTGGACGAGAGCGGGCACATCACCGACGAGACCATCGCCTACTACGTGCGCCGCGCGCGCGGCGGCGTGGGCACGATCACCGTCGAGGGCTGCCTCGTCTCGGCCGACACGGTCGGCCCCGAGCCCAAGATCTGCGGCGAGGAGTACCTCCCGGGCCTTCGCCGCCTGGTGCAGGCGCTGCGCCCGCACGACGTCACGATCGGCGTGCAGCTCATGCACCCGGGCCGCCAGGTCGTGGAGGGCCCGACCGTCGCGCCCTCGCCGGTGCCGCTGAACTCCCACGCGCCGGTGCCCCACGAGCTCGACGAGGCCCAGATCGCCGCGATCGTGGAGGACTACGCCCGCGCCGCCGGCCTGGCGATGCAGGCGGGCTTCGACTTCGTCGAGGTCCACGGCGCCCACGGCTACCTGCCGTCCAACTTCCTCTCGCCCCTGGACAACCGGCGGACCGACGGCTACGGCGGCGACCTCGCCGGCCGGGCGCGCTTCTCGCGCGAGGTCGCACGCGCCATCGTCGCCGTGGGCGGCGACGCCCTCCCGCTGGTCTGGCGCATCAACGGCGAGGACGCGGTGCCCGGCGGCTTCGCGATCGAGGACGCGGTCGCCGTCTCGCGCCGGCTGCAGGACGACGGCGTGGCGGCGATCTCGGTCACCGCCGGGACCTGGCACACGCTGCACGTCACGCTGGCGCCCATGTTCGTCCCGCGTGGGCACATGGTGCCGCTGGCCGCCGCGGTCAAGCAGGCCGTCGACGTGCCCGTCATCGCGGTCGGGCGCCTGGACGACCCGGCCCTGGCCGCCCACGTCGTCGCCTCCGGCGAGGCCGACCTCATCTGCCTGGGCCGGGGCCTGATCGCCGAGCCCGACTGGCCCGCGAAGGTCCGCGACGGACGCCTCGGGGAGGTCCGGCCGTGCATCGCCTGCAACGCCTGCGTCGACCTCGTCGGCCGCGGCGAGCACGCCCGCTGCGCCGTCAACCCCGAGGCCGGCCGCGAGCTCGGGTGGGCCGTGGAGCCGGCGGCCGCGCCGCGGCGCGTCATGGTCGTCGGCAGCGGGCCGGCCGGCATGGAGGCCGCGCGCATGGCCCGCGTGCGCGGCCACGAGGTCTCGATCTGGGAGCGCGACGACATCCTCGGCGGCAAGCTCGAGGTCGCCGGCCTGGCGCCGTCCAAGGGCGAGGTGCTGCGCTTCCGCGACTACCAGGCGCGCCGCCTGGTCGAGCTCGGCGTACAGGCCCACACGGGCGTCGAGGTGACGGCCGACGTCGTGGCCGCCGAGGCGCCCGACGTCGTCCTGGTCGCCACGGGCGCCGAGCCGCTCATCCCGCCGATCCCGGGCCTGGGCGCCGCCCACGTGCACGACGCGCTCGAGCTGCTGCGCGGCGACGTCGCGGTGGGCGCCGGCGACCGCGTCGTCGTCATCGGCGGCAGCGCCACGGGCTGCGAGACGGCCGAGCTGCTCAGCGCCGCCGGCGCGCAGGTCACGATCCTCGAGATGCGCGGCGGCATCGGCTTCGGCATCGAGGCCATCACGCGCCGCCACCTGCTCCGCACGCTGCGCGAGGACGGGGTGACCCTGCTGACCCGCGCCAAGGTCGTGATGGTCGAGAACGACGACGTGCTCTACGAGGACCCCGAGGGCGAGGTCCACGCCGTGCCGGCCGACCGGGTCGCCCTGGCGCTGGGGTGGCGCCCGCGCGGCTCCGCGCTCGCGGAGGCGCTGGGCGACGGCGTCGAGGTCGTCGTCCTGGGGGACGCGTCCGAGCCGGCCGACTTCGTGCACGCCATCAACGCCGGCGCCGACGCGGGGCTCGCGCTGTGA
- a CDS encoding acyl-CoA carboxylase subunit beta: MTDDRHIPAPATVPTPLDELERRRADALAMGGPERIARHEATGRLTARDRIDLLIDPGSWREIGLHALPEIRRDAPSPGDAIVTGLARVGGRMVGVVAIDATVLAGTTAPVNMRKQNRIAEWAGRKGIPLIFLSDNDGGRLPDLLGWRFSGVPFDFTTFLQSPPGSPSIPRITAVLGPSYGDAALHAAIADLVVMKRDSAIALSGPPVILGAIGEDVSADELGGPGVAHETSGSAHVVVDEEQEAIASIKKFLGYMPDAADLPAPIAPPVEPARDPSELVDLVPSAPRRGYDMRRVLQAIVDGDSLFEWGERFGRSLICALARIEGHPVGVIASQPMQRAGVLDVPALTKELRFAELCDTFNIPLVFLQDVPGLMIGTDAERGGILGCYERLAAALARAQVPKIAVVVRKAYGGGHIAMGGRPVKPDLLVAWPSAELGFMAPDTGVRTVHRRKLDKLAEEEGVEARDALAAQLEAEWAAESQPWEAAANIILDDVIHPADTRRVIAEGIEFAWGTRPRVTSKGV, translated from the coding sequence ATGACCGACGACCGCCACATCCCCGCTCCCGCCACCGTGCCGACCCCGCTCGACGAGCTCGAGCGCCGGCGCGCCGATGCCCTCGCGATGGGCGGCCCCGAGCGCATCGCGCGCCACGAGGCCACCGGCCGGCTCACCGCCCGCGATCGCATCGACCTCCTGATCGACCCGGGCAGCTGGCGCGAGATCGGCCTGCACGCGCTGCCCGAGATCCGCCGCGACGCACCGTCGCCCGGCGACGCCATCGTCACGGGCCTGGCCCGCGTCGGCGGCCGCATGGTCGGCGTCGTGGCCATCGACGCCACGGTCCTGGCCGGCACGACCGCCCCGGTCAACATGCGCAAGCAGAACCGGATCGCCGAGTGGGCCGGCCGCAAGGGCATCCCGCTGATCTTCCTGTCCGACAACGACGGCGGCCGCCTGCCCGACCTGCTCGGCTGGCGATTCTCGGGCGTCCCCTTCGACTTCACGACATTCCTGCAGTCGCCGCCCGGGTCCCCCTCGATCCCGCGCATCACCGCGGTCCTGGGGCCGAGCTACGGCGACGCCGCGCTCCATGCGGCGATCGCCGACCTCGTGGTCATGAAGCGCGACTCCGCCATCGCGCTGTCCGGGCCGCCGGTGATCCTGGGCGCGATCGGCGAGGACGTCAGCGCCGACGAGCTGGGCGGTCCCGGGGTGGCCCACGAGACGAGCGGCAGCGCCCACGTCGTCGTCGACGAGGAACAGGAGGCCATCGCCAGCATCAAGAAGTTCCTGGGGTACATGCCCGACGCGGCCGACCTCCCTGCGCCGATCGCCCCGCCCGTCGAGCCCGCCCGCGACCCGTCCGAGCTCGTCGACCTCGTGCCCTCTGCGCCGCGGCGCGGCTACGACATGCGCAGGGTCCTGCAGGCCATCGTCGACGGCGACTCGCTGTTCGAGTGGGGCGAGCGCTTCGGCCGCAGCCTCATCTGCGCGCTGGCCCGGATCGAGGGTCATCCCGTGGGCGTCATCGCCAGCCAGCCCATGCAGCGCGCCGGCGTGCTCGACGTGCCCGCCCTCACGAAGGAGCTGCGGTTCGCCGAGCTCTGCGACACCTTCAACATCCCGCTGGTCTTCCTGCAGGACGTGCCCGGCCTCATGATCGGCACCGACGCCGAGCGGGGCGGCATCCTGGGCTGCTACGAGCGCCTCGCGGCGGCGCTGGCCCGCGCACAGGTCCCGAAGATCGCCGTGGTGGTGCGCAAGGCCTACGGCGGCGGCCACATCGCGATGGGCGGCCGGCCGGTCAAGCCCGACCTGCTCGTGGCCTGGCCGTCGGCCGAGCTGGGGTTCATGGCCCCCGACACCGGCGTGCGCACCGTGCACCGGCGCAAGCTCGACAAGCTCGCCGAGGAGGAGGGCGTCGAGGCACGCGACGCGCTCGCCGCCCAGCTCGAGGCCGAGTGGGCCGCCGAGTCCCAGCCCTGGGAGGCCGCGGCCAACATCATCCTCGACGACGTCATCCACCCGGCCGACACACGCCGCGTGATCGCCGAAGGCATCGAGTTCGCCTGGGGCACCCGCCCGCGCGTGACGAGCAAGGGCGTCTAG
- a CDS encoding cytochrome P450 family protein: MTTQGALRDDLLDPELNHDPWPFFARLREEDPVHYSPAHRAWIVTRYDDVVEALGHPALSSDRVRPLLDALTPENRAKAGGVMAQMAEWMVVTDPPAHTRLRRLATNAFHPRKVVAMEGRIRELVDGYLDSFIASGEQDLIAAFTFPLPATLISELIGAPSEDADRFKDWSNDLALVAFGAGGEGRDDRHALAERSIAEMFEYFGVLIEKARREPGEDMISDLIAGDGTEENLTDDEIRSMCALMLFAGHETTTTTITSAVKLLIDHPDQLELVRADPKLSGKAVEESLRVEGAIKILHRWVIEDFELRGKTIRKGDRVLVSPAAANRDPEKFPDPDRFLITRSPNAHVAFGKGVHACIGAMLARIEMRVAIARIVERLPGLRYAEGAAEPTWVPSLAARALTELRIEHDATL; this comes from the coding sequence ATGACGACCCAGGGCGCGCTGCGCGACGACCTGCTGGACCCCGAGCTCAACCACGATCCGTGGCCGTTCTTCGCGCGCCTGCGCGAGGAGGACCCGGTGCACTACAGCCCGGCCCACCGCGCGTGGATCGTCACGCGCTACGACGACGTCGTCGAGGCACTCGGCCACCCGGCGCTGAGCTCGGACCGCGTCCGGCCGCTGCTCGACGCCCTCACGCCCGAGAACCGGGCGAAGGCCGGCGGCGTGATGGCCCAGATGGCGGAGTGGATGGTCGTCACCGACCCGCCCGCGCACACCCGGCTGCGCCGCCTGGCGACCAACGCGTTCCACCCGCGCAAGGTGGTGGCCATGGAGGGCCGCATCCGCGAGCTCGTCGACGGCTACCTCGACAGCTTCATCGCCTCGGGCGAGCAGGACCTCATCGCCGCCTTCACGTTCCCGCTGCCGGCGACGCTGATCTCCGAGCTCATCGGCGCCCCCTCCGAGGACGCCGACCGGTTCAAGGACTGGTCCAACGACCTGGCGCTCGTGGCCTTCGGCGCGGGCGGCGAGGGACGCGACGACCGCCACGCCCTGGCCGAACGCTCCATCGCCGAGATGTTCGAGTACTTCGGCGTGCTCATCGAGAAGGCGCGGCGCGAGCCCGGCGAAGACATGATCTCCGACCTCATCGCCGGCGACGGCACGGAGGAGAACCTGACCGACGACGAGATCCGCTCCATGTGCGCGCTCATGCTCTTCGCCGGGCACGAGACGACGACCACGACGATCACCTCGGCGGTCAAGCTGCTCATCGACCACCCCGACCAGCTCGAGCTCGTGCGGGCCGACCCCAAGCTCAGCGGCAAGGCCGTCGAGGAGTCCCTGCGCGTCGAGGGCGCGATCAAGATCCTGCACCGCTGGGTCATCGAGGACTTCGAGCTGCGCGGGAAGACGATCCGCAAGGGCGACCGCGTGCTCGTCTCCCCGGCGGCCGCCAACCGCGACCCCGAGAAGTTCCCCGATCCCGACCGCTTCCTGATCACCCGCAGCCCGAACGCCCACGTGGCCTTCGGCAAGGGCGTGCACGCGTGCATCGGCGCGATGCTGGCGCGCATCGAGATGCGCGTGGCGATCGCGCGGATCGTCGAGCGCCTGCCCGGGCTGCGCTACGCGGAGGGCGCGGCGGAGCCCACGTGGGTGCCGAGCCTGGCCGCCCGCGCCCTCACCGAGCTGCGGATCGAGCACGATGCCACGCTGTGA
- a CDS encoding LLM class flavin-dependent oxidoreductase, whose protein sequence is MRVTLGAPGRIIPPAAKAIEFAQRAERDGFDAIWWPCHLMGWIPDSVWTRDMTLLADYQDSPHTHFDPLMMMGAAGAATTSIKVGVCVTDTIRRHPAMLAQAALTADHLASGRAVLGLGSGERMNITPYGMEFEKPVGRLEEAVRLMRLLWSTDKPVDFDGQFFRLRDAVLGLQPYEGRPPEVWLAAHGPRMLRITGRLADGWLPTNIRPEAYAEKLAVIRESAEGAGRDPDAITPSMLAYVICAPDEETLATMLESPMVRMLFAAVDLPEDTYTRHGSTSPFEGGTGFHSFMPTTVTRQEAERIIGHIPGGIVREHTLCGTPETIAEQIRTYGQAGLRDVILWNITPFADPAQSVFSFKAMTEVRRLLDSEEPAHAVA, encoded by the coding sequence ATGCGCGTCACCCTCGGCGCCCCCGGCCGGATCATCCCACCGGCCGCCAAGGCCATCGAGTTCGCCCAGCGCGCCGAGCGCGACGGGTTCGACGCGATCTGGTGGCCGTGCCATCTCATGGGCTGGATCCCCGACTCCGTGTGGACCCGCGACATGACGCTGCTGGCCGACTACCAGGACAGCCCGCACACGCACTTCGACCCGCTCATGATGATGGGCGCCGCCGGCGCGGCGACCACGTCGATCAAGGTCGGCGTCTGCGTCACCGACACGATCCGCCGCCACCCCGCGATGCTCGCCCAGGCGGCCCTGACGGCCGACCACCTGGCCTCAGGGCGAGCCGTCCTCGGCCTCGGCTCCGGCGAGCGCATGAACATCACGCCCTACGGCATGGAGTTCGAGAAGCCCGTCGGGCGCCTGGAGGAGGCCGTCAGGCTCATGCGCCTGCTCTGGAGCACCGACAAGCCGGTCGACTTCGACGGGCAGTTCTTCCGGCTGCGCGACGCGGTGCTCGGCCTGCAGCCCTACGAGGGCCGCCCGCCGGAGGTGTGGCTCGCCGCCCACGGCCCGCGGATGCTGCGCATCACCGGGCGCCTGGCCGACGGCTGGCTGCCCACGAACATCCGGCCGGAGGCCTACGCCGAGAAGCTCGCGGTCATCCGCGAGAGCGCCGAGGGCGCCGGGCGCGACCCCGACGCGATCACGCCGTCCATGCTGGCCTACGTCATCTGCGCACCCGACGAGGAGACGCTGGCGACGATGCTCGAGTCGCCGATGGTGCGGATGCTGTTCGCCGCCGTCGACCTGCCCGAGGACACCTACACGCGCCACGGGTCCACGTCGCCGTTCGAGGGCGGCACGGGCTTTCACTCGTTCATGCCCACGACGGTCACGCGCCAGGAGGCCGAGCGGATCATCGGCCACATCCCCGGCGGCATCGTGCGCGAGCACACCCTGTGCGGGACGCCGGAGACCATCGCCGAGCAGATCCGCACCTACGGGCAGGCCGGCCTGCGCGACGTGATCCTCTGGAACATCACGCCGTTCGCCGATCCGGCCCAGTCCGTCTTCTCCTTCAAGGCGATGACCGAGGTGCGCCGCCTGCTCGACAGCGAGGAGCCGGCGCATGCCGTCGCCTGA
- a CDS encoding PaaI family thioesterase, with protein sequence MKGGPDDHEPYARWLGLRVLGPGQVALTVRPELVNGIGKLLGPVGFALVDFAMGNLVWHDLEPGRGAATVSTAVNYLTSTDHGEVTCTATVDRRGRTLAYTSAEVHTEDGRLMMTGIGTFAIITPPPGRGRR encoded by the coding sequence ATGAAGGGCGGCCCCGACGACCACGAGCCCTACGCGCGCTGGCTGGGCCTGCGCGTCCTGGGCCCGGGCCAGGTCGCGCTGACGGTCCGCCCCGAGCTGGTCAACGGCATCGGCAAGCTGCTCGGGCCCGTGGGCTTCGCGCTCGTCGACTTCGCGATGGGCAACCTCGTCTGGCATGACCTCGAGCCGGGGCGGGGTGCCGCGACCGTGAGCACGGCGGTCAACTACCTCACGAGCACCGACCACGGCGAGGTCACCTGCACGGCGACGGTCGACCGTCGCGGGCGCACGCTGGCCTACACCAGCGCCGAGGTCCACACGGAGGACGGCCGGCTGATGATGACCGGCATCGGGACGTTCGCGATCATCACGCCGCCGCCGGGCCGGGGCCGACGATGA
- a CDS encoding acetyl-CoA carboxylase biotin carboxyl carrier protein subunit gives MATVEAHITGTIWTIEVQVGDTVEEGDTVAILESMKMEMPVEAEEAGTVVEILCETGQPVTEGQPLVRLA, from the coding sequence GTGGCGACCGTCGAGGCGCACATCACCGGGACGATCTGGACCATCGAGGTCCAGGTCGGCGACACCGTGGAGGAGGGCGACACGGTCGCCATCCTCGAGTCGATGAAGATGGAGATGCCGGTCGAGGCCGAGGAGGCCGGGACCGTCGTCGAGATCCTCTGCGAGACCGGGCAGCCGGTCACCGAGGGCCAGCCGCTCGTGCGGCTGGCCTGA
- a CDS encoding enoyl-CoA hydratase/isomerase family protein, which translates to MESLVQIEVADGVATVAVVNPPVNALADPVLDELGAAARRLAADDAVRSVVLTGGGERSFIAGADLRHFAEILGDTGEMAAHVELTAGVFGAWDALPMPVVAAIGGHAMGGGLELALTCDLLVVDPRAKLGTPEVTLGLIPGAGGTQRLPRRIGLAAATRMLLLGTPVDAATARACGLVDVVAEPGAALPEAHALAVRLAALPARAVTAAKAALRTAAQAPLAEGLAAERELFLGVAATADAREGAIAFLAKRPPAFIHA; encoded by the coding sequence ATGGAGTCGCTCGTCCAGATCGAGGTGGCCGACGGCGTGGCCACCGTAGCCGTGGTCAACCCGCCGGTCAACGCCCTCGCCGATCCTGTCCTCGACGAGCTCGGGGCGGCGGCCCGGCGCCTGGCGGCCGACGACGCCGTCCGCAGCGTCGTGCTCACGGGCGGCGGGGAGCGCAGCTTCATCGCCGGGGCCGACCTGCGCCACTTCGCGGAGATCCTCGGCGACACCGGCGAGATGGCCGCGCACGTGGAGCTCACCGCGGGCGTCTTCGGTGCCTGGGACGCGCTGCCCATGCCGGTCGTCGCCGCGATCGGCGGCCACGCGATGGGCGGCGGGCTCGAGCTCGCGCTGACCTGCGACCTGCTCGTCGTGGATCCCCGGGCCAAGCTCGGCACGCCCGAGGTCACCCTCGGGCTCATCCCCGGGGCCGGGGGCACGCAGCGCCTGCCGCGCCGGATCGGCCTCGCCGCCGCCACGCGCATGCTGCTGCTCGGGACACCGGTCGACGCGGCCACCGCCCGGGCCTGCGGGCTGGTCGACGTCGTCGCCGAGCCCGGCGCCGCACTCCCCGAGGCTCACGCCCTCGCGGTCCGCCTTGCGGCCCTGCCGGCCCGCGCGGTCACCGCCGCGAAGGCCGCCCTGCGGACCGCGGCGCAGGCCCCGCTGGCCGAGGGCCTGGCCGCCGAGCGCGAGCTCTTCCTGGGCGTCGCCGCGACCGCCGACGCCCGCGAGGGCGCGATCGCGTTCCTGGCCAAGCGACCGCCCGCGTTCATCCATGCCTAG